The Candidatus Manganitrophus noduliformans genome includes a window with the following:
- a CDS encoding tetratricopeptide repeat protein produces the protein MRKRGYLLVMALLGLTSCSGGGGAASAQIPVLLSPYDMSNKEAAAKNNEGVDHLVQKHYEVASRHLNEAIAAKGDFAEAHFNLAIAYDGMGKHPEATEAFKKAKRFGGDNREITENEILKKHLSP, from the coding sequence ATGAGAAAACGTGGATACCTTTTGGTGATGGCTCTGCTTGGGTTGACCTCCTGCTCCGGCGGCGGAGGGGCCGCAAGCGCTCAAATCCCGGTGCTTCTCTCTCCATACGATATGAGCAACAAGGAGGCGGCGGCCAAGAACAATGAAGGGGTCGACCATCTGGTTCAGAAACATTATGAGGTCGCCTCCCGGCACCTGAATGAAGCCATCGCGGCCAAGGGCGATTTCGCCGAGGCCCATTTTAACCTGGCGATCGCCTACGACGGCATGGGAAAACATCCGGAAGCCACAGAGGCCTTTAAGAAGGCGAAGCGGTTCGGGGGCGACAATCGGGAAATCACCGAAAACGAAATTCTAAAAAAACACCTCAGTCCATAA